AGTTTTCCTCCATTAGGGAGTTCTATTGTATAGTTTCCAATTCCAAGTATGTCTGCCTTAGCATTAGTTCCTAAGTAGACATGTCTAGTTCCTTTAGGAATTGTTCTGATCTTAGTAAAAGAACTATACTTCCTAGCAATGTGCGCAGTACAACCAGAATCTACAACCCAACTATTCTGaaaagtagtagtaaataaagattCAGTGCAAACAAAGACATTTGGTATACCTTCAGGGGAGTGGTTCCCCTTGCGGCTGCCCTCCTTATCAGTCTTGTTCCGATTATCATTTGGCTTCCTCCTCTTTGAGCATTCAGATCTGAAGTGTCCAGATTCACCACAATTATGACACTTATAATTGTTCTTATCAAGCTTCTGGTAAGAGTTGTAGTTGTTGTAATTGTTGCGATGTCCCTTGTCCCTTCTGTCATCTCTATGGCTTCTATCATCTCTCTGGTATCTATCATCTCTTTGGTATCTCTGATCACGCTTGATGTTAATTTTGTCCCTCAAATCATGATCTGACTTCCTTTTATTCCAGTTCCTCTTATTGTTGTTACTTTTATGCTCACCAAGGTGTAGCTCCGCATGATGAGAGACCCTTTCTTTCCCTTGGTTCTTCTTTCTGTCTTCCTCCATCAACAAGTGCTGCCTTAAGTTCCTCATGTTGACTGTACGCTCAGAATGGCAAAAGGAAATTTTAAATTGTTCCCATGATGGTGGCAAAGAGTTAAGGACCACCATTACTTGGACTTCCTCCTGAAACGGATAGCCAGCAGATTTTAGTTCTTCAGCCAA
This Lolium perenne isolate Kyuss_39 chromosome 1, Kyuss_2.0, whole genome shotgun sequence DNA region includes the following protein-coding sequences:
- the LOC127342851 gene encoding retrovirus-related Pol polyprotein from transposon TNT 1-94, giving the protein MASNAVFAELMRAYKLDGNNFTVWRRKLLYLLTSENIDYIVEMAEPNHPAEDATDEEKQEYEDELKQYKKDNKTARVFMLGSMADSLAAEYESEDTAYGIMQRLEQDFGEVSLMKVLGLVNMFINSKMGDKSVNEHLNKLVVLAEELKSAGYPFQEEVQVMVVLNSLPPSWEQFKISFCHSERTVNMRNLRQHLLMEEDRKKNQGKERVSHHAELHLGEHKSNNNKRNWNKRKSDHDLRDKINIKRDQRYQRDDRYQRDDRSHRDDRRDKGHRNNYNNYNSYQKLDKNNYKCHNCGESGHFRSECSKRRKPNDNRNKTDKEGSRKGNHSPEGLY